One window from the genome of Macrobrachium rosenbergii isolate ZJJX-2024 chromosome 2, ASM4041242v1, whole genome shotgun sequence encodes:
- the LOC136849738 gene encoding uncharacterized protein, which translates to MTRVWKVSLYMFLLFATTFAIEKKVLDSTDETTQIPKSAVITSTPKKCERECEIRLKDGECRISITCLMEKLYRRSEHERPSLEKGGKCKGKCLFTDTEDNCRLDLICVLDKDIEGTLRFLMDFDIDAESTILLALAASTNGKEGLCNENVDTPPEGHCLRPEGKPTGSEEDPQGEGADKGFFPKPDISSPPTKICPGKCQVRDRSGRCVVDYDCVNNAQ; encoded by the coding sequence ATGACACGAGTTTGGAAGGTCAGTCTGTACATGTTTTTGCTCTTTGCAACGACTTTTGCAATCGAGAAGAAGGTTCTCGATTCCACTGATGAAACCACACAAATTCCAAAATCTGCTGTCATCACTTCTACTCCAAAGAAATGCGAAAGGGAATGCGAGATCCGCTTAAAAGACGGGGAATGCAGAATAAGCATAACCTGTCTGATGGAGAAGTTGTACCGACGTAGTGAACATGAAAGGCCTAGCCTTGAGAAAGGAGGGAAGTGCAAAGGAAAATGCCTTTTTACGGACACTGAAGACAACTGTCGATTAGATCTCATCTGTGTGTTGGACAAGGACATTGAAGGGACGTTGCGTTTCCTGATGGACTTCGACATCGACGCCGAGTCGACCATCCTTCTGGCTCTGGCCGCCAGCACGAACGGCAAAGAAGGACTCTGCAACGAGAATGTTGACACGCCTCCTGAGGGTCACTGCTTGAGACCTGAGGGCAAGCCGACGGGATCTGAAGAGGATCCACAAGGTGAAGGGGCGGACAAAGGTTTCTTTCCTAAACCTGACATCAGTTCTCCGCCTACGAAGATTTGCCCTGGCAAATGTCAAGTGAGAGATCGTAGTGGAAGGTGTGTTGTTGATTACGACTGCGTTAACAATGCGCAGTAA